A part of Flexistipes sp. genomic DNA contains:
- a CDS encoding type II toxin-antitoxin system RelE family toxin: MKVQKIKYSEFAVKDLKNFNPAERQLIVKKIRYLAENLDELKKTKKITELKGTKYKGQFRFVVARKIRVIFRIENDDLVLLVLRAGKRKDIYK; this comes from the coding sequence TTGAAAGTCCAGAAGATTAAATATTCGGAATTTGCTGTAAAAGATCTAAAAAACTTCAATCCGGCTGAAAGGCAGCTTATTGTTAAAAAAATACGCTATCTGGCTGAAAACCTTGATGAACTAAAAAAAACAAAGAAAATTACAGAACTCAAAGGCACAAAATATAAAGGTCAATTTCGTTTTGTTGTTGCAAGAAAAATCAGAGTTATCTTCAGAATCGAAAATGATGATTTAGTTCTGTTGGTGCTCAGAGCGGGAAAAAGAAAAGACATCTATAAGTAA
- a CDS encoding nucleotidyltransferase family protein, with product MPAAKNELTKEQILQYLREHKKELYEKYGVRKIGLFGSYARGNKSENSDIDLLLELEKPLGFAFVDLCEYLERILNHNVDVLTPPMLQHNPELWEDVQEDIVNV from the coding sequence ATGCCCGCTGCAAAAAATGAGCTGACAAAAGAGCAGATTCTTCAATACTTACGTGAACATAAAAAAGAATTATATGAGAAATATGGTGTCCGGAAAATCGGACTTTTCGGCAGCTATGCAAGAGGAAATAAATCAGAAAATAGTGATATAGATTTGTTGTTAGAGCTGGAAAAGCCATTAGGATTTGCTTTCGTCGATTTGTGTGAGTATTTGGAACGAATCCTTAATCATAATGTGGATGTTTTGACTCCACCAATGCTTCAGCATAATCCTGAGTTATGGGAAGATGTCCAAGAGGATATAGTTAATGTCTAA